Within Coturnix japonica isolate 7356 unplaced genomic scaffold, Coturnix japonica 2.1 chrUnrandom640, whole genome shotgun sequence, the genomic segment accccatattggccccatattgaccccatactgaccccataaccccatactgaccccataaccccatattgaccccatattggccccatattaaccccataaccccatattggccccatattgaccctatattaaccccatattgaccccataaccccatattgaccctatATTAACCTCATATTggccccatattaaccccataaccccatattggccccatattgaccccatattaaccccataaccccatattgaccccatattggccccatattaaccccataaccccatattgacccatattgaccccatatggccccatattgaccccatattggccccatattaaccccataaccccatatgaccccatattggccccatattaaccccataaccccatattgaccccatattggccccatattaaccccataaccccatattgaccccatattggccccatattaaccccataaccccatattaaccccatattggccccatattgaccccataaccccatattggCCCCATATTGAGgccatattgaccccataaccacatattgaccccatattggccccatattaaccccataaccccatattgaccccataaccccatattggccccatattaaccccataaccccatattaaccccatattgGCCCCATATTGACGCCATATTGactccataaccccatattgaccccatattggccccatactgaccccataaccccatattaaccccatattggccccatattaaccccataaccccatattgaGGCCATATTGAGGCCATATtgaccccatactgaccccataaccccatattggccccatattgaccccataaccccatattaaccccatattgaccccataaccccatattggCCCCATATTGGCCCCATATTGACGCCATATTGCCCCCCCCCATTCCGCCGCCATCTTGCCCCCCTTGGCGCCCCTTCCCCGTTGCCCAGGTGACCCCGTCGGACACGCCCCTTTTGGAGGACTTCCTGTCTCGTTTGAGTTTCGTTTCCGGTCAATATGGCGACCCGGAAGATTTCCGGAAGTTAGATGATCACGTGGTTGCTTTGCCGGGCGGAAGTCGAGCTCATCGGATCTTCTATCTCGCTTTACCTCCAAGTCTCTATGGCACCGTCAGCACCAACATCCGGCACCGCTGCATGGGGGGCGGGTACGGGGGGGGGGGGNNNNNNNNNNNNNNNNNNNNNNNNNNNNNNNNNNNNNNNNNNNNNNNNNNNNNNNNNNNNNNNNNNNNNNNNNNNNNNNNNNNNNNNNNNNNNNNNNNNNNNNNNNNNNNNNNNNNNNNNNNNNNNNNNNNNNNNNNNNNNNNNNNNNNNNNNNNNNNNNNNNNNNNNNNNNNNNNNNNNNNNNNNNNNNNNNNNNNNNNNNNNNNNNNNNNNNNNNNNNNNNNNNNNNNNNNNNNNNNNNNNNNNNNNNNNNNNNNNNNNNNNNNNNNNNNNNNNNNNNNNNNNNNNNNNNNNNNNNNNNNNNNNNNNNNNNNNNNNNNNNNNNNNNNNNNNNNNNNNNNNNNNNNNNNNNNNNNNNNNNNNNNNNNNNNNNNNNNNNNNNNNNNNNNNNNNNNNNNNNNNNNNNNNNNNNNNNNNNNNNNNNNNNNNNNNNNNNNNNNNNNNNNNNNNNNNNNNNNNNNNNNNNNNNNNNNNNNNNNNNNNNNNNNNNNNNNNNNNNNNNNNNNNNNNNNNNNNNNNNNNNNNNNNNNNNNNNNNNNNNNNNNNNNNNNNNNNNNNNNNNNNNNNNNNNNNNNNNNNNNNNNNNNNNNNNNNNNNNNNNNNNNNNNNNNNNNNNNNNNNNNNNNNNNNNNNNNNNNNNNNNNNNNNNNNNNNNNNNNNNNNNNNNNNNNNNNNNNNNNNNNNNNNNNNNNNNNNNNNNNNNNNNNNNNNNNNNNNNNNNNNNNNNNNNNNNNNNNNNNNNNNNNNNNNNNNNNNNNNNNNNNNNNNNNNNNNNNNNNNNNNNNNNNNNNNNNNNNNNNNNNNNNNNNNNNNNNNNNNNNNNNNNNNNNNNNNNNNNNNNNNNNNNNNNNNNNNNNNNNNNNNNNNNNNNNNNNNNNNNNNNNNNNNNNNNNNNNNNNNNNNNNNNNNNNNNNNNNNNNNNNNNNNNNNNNNNNNNNNNNNNNNNNNNNNNNNNNNNNNNNNNNNNNNNNNNNNNNNNNNNNNNNNNNNNNNNNNNNNNNNNNNNNNNNNNNNNNNNNNNNNNNNNNNNNNNNNNNNNNNNNNNNNNNNNNNNNNNNNNNNNNNNNNNNNNNNNNNNNNNNNNNNNNNNNNNNNNNNNNNNNNNNNNNNNNNNNNNNNNNNNNNNNNNNNNNNNNNNNNNNNNNNNNNNNNNNNNNNNNNNNNNNNNNNNNNNNNNNNNNNNNNNNNNNNNNNNNNNNNNNNNNNNNNNNNNNNNNNNNNNNNNNNNNNNNNNNNNNNNNNNNNNNNNNNNNNNNNNNNNNNNNNNNNNNNNNNNNNNNNNNNNNNNNNNNNNNNNNNNNNNNNNNNNNNNNNNNNNNNNNNNNNNNNNNNNNNNNNNNNNNNNNNNNNNNNNNNNNNNNNNNNNNNNNNNNNNNNNNNNNNNNNNNNNNNNNNNNNNNNNNNNNNNNNNNNNNNNNNNNNNNNNNNNNNNNNNNNNNNNNNNNNNNNNNNNNNNNNNNNNNNNNNNNNNNNNNNNNNNNNNNNNNNNNNNNNNNNNNNNNNNNNNNNNNNNNNNNNNNNNNNNNNNNNNNNNNNNNNNNNNNNNNNNNNNNNNNNNNNNNNNNNNNNNNNNNNNNNNNNNNNNNNNNNNNNNNNNNNNNNNNNNNNNNNNNNNNNNNNNNNNNNNNNNNNNNNNNNNNNNNNNNNNNNNNNNNNNNNNNNNNNNNNNNNNNNNNNNNNNNNNNNNNNNNNNNNNNNNNNNNNNNNNNNNNNNNNNNNNNNNNNNNNNNNNNNNNNNNNNNNNNNNNNNNNNNNNNNNNNNNNNNNNNNNNNNNNNNNNNNNNNNNNNNNNNNNNNNNNNNNNNNNNNNNNNNNNNNNNNNNNNNNNNNNNNNNNNNNNNNNNNNNNNNNNNNNNNNNNNNNNNNNNNNNNNNNNNNNNNNNNNNNNNNNNNNNNNNNNNNNNNNNNNNNNNNNNNNNNNNNNNNNNNNNNNNNNNNNNNNNNNNNNNNNNNNNNNNNNNNNNNNNNNNNNNNNNNNNNNNNNNNNNNNNNNNNNNNNNNNNNNNNNNNN encodes:
- the LOC107307508 gene encoding glucose-6-phosphate 1-dehydrogenase-like, whose translation is MVLPHMKVTPSDTPLLEDFLSRLSFVSGQYGDPEDFRKLDDHVVALPGGSRAHRIFYLALPPSLYGTVSTNIRHRCMGGGWTRLIVEKPFGRDSASSQELTEQLSALFREEQLYRMDHYLGKEMVQSLMVL